The Haemorhous mexicanus isolate bHaeMex1 chromosome 5, bHaeMex1.pri, whole genome shotgun sequence genome contains a region encoding:
- the USP18 gene encoding ubl carboxyl-terminal hydrolase 18 has product MGQTSGRQERSKKPEVAPREVMEAEIEIQNTKEETKEVKAKNQKLTSVFGLADLKNEAIGLYNLGQSCCLNSLLQVFLMNIRFTRILRRITVPSSPAQRRSNVPYQMLLLLEKMQCGKCKAVGPTELACCLSEHRVELFVQHDAAQLFLTLWNLLKKQMKKPELVEELRDLYTICIQEHVACQKCSFEVKSKSTMLTLPLPVLDANSHRLKTLEDSLQYFFRPEELTGQNMCFCQQCGRKTAFLQSMKLVHLPQTLTLHLKRFCFERSSRTHKLSHSLPFPQELDLRQVLTESQCQADDSEKATWQYELFAVVAHSGSASCGHYCAYIRSLTDCKWYCFNDSEVCQVSWDDVKCTYGHSNLYWRETAYLLFYMKKHPQQPWPGVSACL; this is encoded by the exons ATGGGACAAACGAGTGGACGTCAAGAAAGAAGCAAGAAACCAGAGGTGGCACCAAGAGAGGTCATGGAGGCAGAAATTGAAATACAAAATACTAAAGAGGAAACCAAAGAGGTGAAGGCCAAAAACCAGAAGCTGACATCAGTCTTTGGTCTGGCAGACTTAAAAAATG AGGCCATTGGACTGTACAACcttgggcagagctgctgtctgaactccctgctccaggtgttCCTCATGAACATCCGCTTCACCAGGATACTCCGGAG GATCACAGTGCCATCCTCTCCTGCCCAGAGGAGGAGCAATGTCCCGTACCAAATGCTCCTGCTGTTGGAGAAGATGCAGTGTGGCAAGTGCAAAGCTGTTGGTCCCACAGAGCTGGCCTGCTGCCTTTCAGAGCACAGAGTGGAAT TGTTTGTGCAGCATGACGCTGCTCAGCTCTTTCTGACTCTCTGGAACTTGTTAAAGAAGCAGATGAAAAAGCCAGAGCTG GTTGAAGAGCTGCGTGATTTGTACACGATCTGCATACAGGAGCATGTGGCCTGTCAGAAATGCTCTTTTGAAGTAAAGAGCAAAAGCACCATGTTAACCCTTCCACTCCCTGTGCTGGATGCCAATTCTCACAGGCTGAAGACTCTG GAGGACTCTCTGCAATACTTCTTCCgtccagaggagctgactgGACAAAACATGTGTTTCTGTCAACAGTGTGGgaggaaaacagcttttctgcag AGCATGAAGCTCGTCCATCTGCCACAGACCCTGACCTTGCACCTGAAGCGCTTCTGCTTTGAGAGATCCTCTCGCACACACAAGCTGAGCCACTCCCTGCCATTCCCACAAGAGCTTGATCTCAGGCAGGTCTTGACAGAAAGTCAGTGCCAAGCAGATGACAGTGAAAAG GCTACCTGGCAGTATGAGCTCTTTGCTGTGGTTGCTCATTCAGGGTCAGCCAGCTGTGGCCATTACTGTGCCTACATTCGGAGCCTCACAGACTGTAAATGGTACTGCTTCAACGACTCTGAGGTTTGCCAG GTGTCATGGGATGATGTTAAATGCACCTATGGACATTCCAACCTCTATTG GAGAGAAACAGCCTATCTCTTGTTTTACATGAAGAAGCACcctcagcagccctggccaggagTATCAGCATGTCTCTGA
- the TUBA8 gene encoding tubulin alpha-8 chain — MRECISVHVGQAGVQIGNTCWELFCLEHGIQPDGTFKDQQDKLSSDDSFTTFFNETATGKHVPRAVMVDLEPTVVDEVRAGTFRELFHPEQLITGKEDAANNYARGHYTIGKESIDMVLDRVRKLTDACSGLQGFLIFHSFGGGTGSGFTSLLMERLSVDYGKKSKLEFAIYPAPQVSTAVVEPYNSILTTHTTLEHSDCAFMVDNEAIYDICRRNLAIERPTYTNLNRLISQIVSSITASLRFDGALNVDLTEFQTNLVPYPRIHFPLVTYAPIISSDRAHHEQLSVAEITNACFEPNNQMVKCDPRHGKYMACCMLYRGDVVPKDVNVAIAAIKTKRTIQFVDWCPTGFKVGINYQPPTVVPGGDLAPVQRAVCMLSNTTAIAEAWARLDHKFDLMYAKRAFVHWYVGEGMEEGEFAEAREDLAALEKDYEEVGTDSFEEENDGE, encoded by the exons ATG cGTGAGTGCATCTCTGTTCACGTTGGCCAGGCTGGAGTGCAGATAGGAAACACGTGCTGGGAACTCTTCTGCCTGGAGCATGGCATTCAGCCTGATGGCACCTTCAAGGACCAGCAGGACAAACTCAGCTCTGATGACTCTTTTACCACATTTTTCAACGAAACAGCCACTGGGAAGCACGTGCCACGGGCTGTAATGGTGGACTTGGAACCGACGGTGGTAG atgAAGTACGGGCTGGCACCTTCCGGGAGCTTTTTCATCCAGAACAGCTGATCACTGGAAAGGAAGATGCAGCCAATAATTATGCCCGTGGCCACTACACCATTGGCAAGGAAAGCATTGATATGGTGCTGGATCGTGTCCGTAAGCTG ACTGatgcctgctctgggctgcaagGATTCCTGATCTTCCACAGCTTTGGTGGCGGTACCGGCTCTGGATTCACCTCCCTGCTGATGGAACGCCTCTCTGTGGATTACGGCAAGAAGTCCAAACTGGAGTTTGCCATCTACCCGGCCCCTCAGGTCTCCACTGCTGTGGTGGAGCCCTACAACTCCATCCTGACCACGCACACCACGCTGGAGCACTCGGACTGCGCCTTCATGGTGGACAACGAGGCCATCTACGACATCTGCCGCCGCAACCTGGCCATCGAGCGCCCCACCTACACCAACCTGAACCGCCTCATCAGCCAGATCGTGTCCTCCATCACCGCCTCGCTGCGCTTCGACGGCGCCCTCAACGTGGACCTGACGGAGTTCCAGACCAACCTGGTGCCCTACCCGCGCATCCACTTCCCGCTGGTGACCTACGCCCCCATCATCTCCTCCGACAGGGCGCACCACGAGCAGCTCTCGGTGGCCGAGATCACCAACGCCTGCTTCGAGCCCAACAACCAGATGGTGAAGTGTGACCCGAGGCACGGCAAGTACATGGCGTGCTGCATGCTCTACCGGGGCGACGTCGTCCCCAAGGACGTCAACGTGGCCATCGCTGCCATCAAGACCAAGAGAACCATCCAGTTTGTCGACTGGTGTCCCACAGGCTTCAAG GTTGGGATCAACTACCAGCCCCCTACAGTTGTTCCTGGAGGAGACCTGGCCCCAGTGCAGCGGGCAGTCTGCATGCTGAGCAACACCACGGCCATCGCCGAGGCCTGGGCAAGGCTGGACCACAAGTTTGACCTGATGTACGCCAAGAGAGCTTTTGTGCACTGGTATGTGGGAGAAGGCATGGAGGAGGGAGAGTTTGCAGAGGCCAGAGAGGACCTGGCTGCCCTGGAAAAGGACTACGAAGAAGTGGGAACTGACTCATTCGAAGAGGAGAATGATGGggagtaa